The Portunus trituberculatus isolate SZX2019 chromosome 19, ASM1759143v1, whole genome shotgun sequence genome contains a region encoding:
- the LOC123506094 gene encoding venom phosphodiesterase-like, translating to MSSHWILISLVCAAAALHCPTDYAQHPVILVSTDGFRADYLNRDLTPTLKKLAESGIHAPYLQPSYPTQTFPNHYTIVTGLYPESHGIISNKFYDPEFHATFSIGTEESKKGRWWDGEPIWNTMTRQGKISATFFWPGSDVPIDDQYPTYWIKFDETIPFEDRVDKVLEWVSLPEEERPVWISLYFQEPDHTSHMTGPDSLQVNEKLQYVDQMLQRLVDGLEKRELLQCVNLIILADHGMASSVGLSDHVIKLKDYIPDIYDSAYTFTGAFSRIDPKNKSEEVEQDIMSKLACKREELRVYLREDLPTRLHFSNNRRIEDIVLDLDPGYVATVSSSFSNLGNHGYDYYNHEMDALFIALGPDFLHNMEIEPFHNIELYNLMCHLTGVKPSPNNGTLGSLYHILAQPPEYPQLPKEEKPPTLGFPEGDLGTLLGMSGCEGDLEFPEDWLASLNFTFEQQQELEATHVPWGVPYSGCLPANLTLLHHPDHVTGYSEALRMPLWTSFSVESGRLGTALEQWCSDVRLHADTTPTCASYDVLEPFNITMYPLFAPKYSKDASLGRLPYLVSNAVPVSLSLAKHWEQLMEQLVPAWLEVLGPLNLLVGPVFDNNADSFPDNFLDFSSPEVPSDLFAVITWCTEPVSSLKACPHAKLDANSFIFLQKQLVTNCMDAEKYTHEFSAKVHDVEVVTGLTLYPDIGAFSRTSLILRSHSDM from the exons ATGTCCTCGCACTGGATACTCATTAGCTTG GTGTGTGCAGCGGCAGCTCTTCATTGTCCCACAGACTATGCACAGCATCCCGTTATCCTCGTCTCCACGGACGGTTTTCGCGCAGATTACTTGAACCGGGACTTGACGCCCACCTTGAAAAAACTGGCAGAAAGTGGAATTCACGCTCCTTATCTACAACCTTCCTACCCAACGCAGACGTTCCCTAACCACTACACCATTGTCACG GGCCTGTATCCAGAGTCCCACGGAATCATTTCCAACAAATTTTACGACCCAGAGTTTCACGCCACCTTTTCTATTGGCACTGAAGAGTCGAAGAAGGGGCGGTGGTGGGACGGTGAACCCATTtggaataccatgacgcgtcag ggcAAAATCAGCGCCACCTTTTTCTGGCCGGGATCTGATGTACCCATTGATGACCAATACCCAACCTACTGGATAAAGTTCGATGAGACGATTCCCTTTGAGGATCGTGTCGACAAG gttttGGAGTGGGTGTCCCTGCCCGAGGAGGAGCGTCCAGTCTGGATTTCATTGTATTTCCAAGAGCCTGATCACACCTCGCACATGACAGGCCCGGACAGCTTACAG GTGAACGAGAAGCTGCAATACGTGGACCAGATGCTACAGCGTCTAGTGGACGGTCTGGAGAAAAGGGAACTGCTGCAATGCGTCAACCTCATCATCCTGGCCGACCACGGGATGGCTTCATCAGTGGGTCTTTCTGATCATGTCATAAAGCTAAAGGACTACATCCCTGACATATATGATTCTGCCTACACATTCACTGGGGCTTTCTCAAGAATTGACCCCAAAAATAAAAgcgagg AGGTGGAGCAGGACATAATGAGTAAGTTGGCATGCAAGCGGGAGGAGCTCAGAGTGTATCTGCGAGAGGACCTGCCTACACGACTCCACTTTTCTAACAATCGTCGCATTGAGGACATTGTGTTGGATCTTGATCCCGGCTATGTAGCTACAGTGTCCTCCAGCTTCAGCAACCTGGGGAACCATGGCTATGATTACTACAATCACGAAATGGAT GCTCTGTTTATTGCTTTGGGGCCAGATTTCCTGCATAACATGGAAATAGAACCGTTCCACAATATTGAACTGTATAATCTGATGTGTCATCTGACTGGTGTGAAGCCTTCGCCCAACAATGGTACACTGGGCTCCCTTTACCACATCCTGGCTCAGCCTCCAGAGTACCCACAACTTCCAAAG GAGGAGAAGCCCCCTACATTAGGATTCCCTGAAGGAGACTTAGGTACCCTGTTGGGCATGTCTGGCTGTGAGGGGGATCTGGAATTCCCAGAG GACTGGTTGGCTTCCCTTAACTTCACCTTTGAGCAACAGCAGGAACTAGAGGCCACTCATGTTCCCTGGGGTGTTCCATACTCTGGTTGCCTTCCTGCTAATCTTACTCTCCTTCATCACCCAGATCATGTGACAG GTTACTCTGAAGCCCTAAGAATGCCTCTGTGGACCAGCTTCAGTGTGGAAAGTGGCCGACTGGGAACTGCATTAGAGCAGTGGTGTAGTGATGTGCGCCTTCATGCGGACACCACCCCAACTTGTGCCTCGTATGATGTGCTGGAGCCTTTCAACATCACCATGTATCCTCTCTTTGCCCCAA AATACTCCAAGGACGCTTCGCTAGGCCGTCTGCCTTACTTGGTGAGCAATGCTGTGCCTGTCTCCCTTTCACTGGCCAAGCATTGGGAGCAGCTGATGGAGCAACTGGTGCCGGCCTGGCTGGAGGTACTGGGGCCTCTTAATCTGCTGGTGGGACCAGTGTTTGACAATAATGCTGACTCATTCCCAGACAACTTCTTAGATTTCAG CTCCCCAGAGGTTCCGTCTGACTTGTTTGCTGTCATCACTTGGTGCACAGAGCCTGTGTCCTCCTTGAAGGCGTGTCCACATGCAAAACTTGATGccaattccttcatctttctacaAAAGCAGTTAGTGACTAACTGCATG GATGCTGAGAAATACACCCATGAGTTCAGTGCAAAAGTCCACGATGTTGAGGTAGTGACTGGACTCACCTTGTACCCAGATATTGGCGCCTTCAGCAGAACCAGTCTCATCTTGCGCTCCCACTCGGACATGTAA